The stretch of DNA ACTGGTCTGGTTGATCATTTCCTTAAGCTCTTCTACAGACTTGCTTCCTGTCGTTAAAATGCCTTTCATGGTTCCATGCTGCCGAATAATCCGGGTCAGCATGCGGGTGTCAATTCCACTAATGCCGGGAATGCCATATTCCTTAAGCAAATCCCCGACACTGTACTGAGCGCGCCAGTTGCTTGGCACCGGCTCATAGCTCCGAACAATAAATCCGTGAATAGACGGAGCAACAGACTCGAAGTCATCCCGGGAAATCCCGTAGTTGCCGATAAGCGGGTACGTCATGGTGACGATCTGTCCGCAGTATGATGGGTCAGACAGCACCTCTTGGTATCCGGTGATCCCGGTATTGAACACAACCTCCCCGGTTTTATCAACATCTGCTCCGAAAGAGGTCCCTGTAAACAGTGTACCGTCTTCCAACAATAATCTTGCCTGCATCCCCTATTCACTCCCTGTATATGTTGTATGCTATCGCTGAATAATCTTGTTTTTCCTTAATATATGAACAATCGCCTAGCTGCGGGCATGTTCCGCAGACCAGATCATCTTGCCGTCTACAATCGTAGCGACCGGCCAGCCTTTGAGCTCCCAGCCTCCAAATGGAGTATTCCGTCCTTTCGAAGCGAACTCCGCCGGATCAACAGCCTTCTTGCATTCCAGGTCAATAATCGCCAAATCTGCAGGAGCGCCTGGCTCGAGGCGTCCAGTCTCAAGGCCGAACACTCTTGCCGGGTCGGCTGTCATTCGCTGCACCAGCTTGGCGAGCGGCCAGCGGCCGGTCTCTACAAAGCGGGTGTACAGCAGAGGGAACGCCGTCTCGAATCCTACAATTCCAAATGGTGCCAGCTGCATGCCTTTCGCCTTCTCCTCTTCGCTGTGCGGAGCATGATCTGTCACAATGATATCAATGGTGCCGTCCTCAAGAGCTTCGATACAGGCTTCAACATCGCGGCGTGAACGAAGCGGCGGATTCATCTTCCAGTTGGCGTCCAGACCCGGAATATCCTCTTCCGACAGAACCAGGTGGTGCGGACAAACCTCTGCGGTCACATGGATGCCGATCTCTTTAGCCTGACGGATCAGCCGAATCGACTGTTCGGTGCTGACATGACACACATGGTAGTGAACCCCTGTAGCCTCGGCTAGAAGAATATCCCGGCCCACATGAATGGCTTCGGATTCATTCGGAATTCCCTTGAGTCCATGCTTAGCTGCGAATTTCCCTTCGGCAACCGGAGCTCCTTCCACAAGCGAGTTGTCTTCACAGTGAGCGATGACCGGCATGCCGAGCGACTTCGCCAGCTTCATCGCATCCTTCATCATCTGCGCATTCTGAACGCCTACTCCGTCATCCGTAAAGCCGATCGCTCCGGCTTCTTTGAGGGCGGCAAAGTCGGTCAGCTCACGTCCCAGTTCACTTTTGGTAATAGCTGCGTAGGGCAGCACATGAACGAGACCTGCCTCTTCTGCCTTGCTTCGTACCAGCCGAACGGTATCAGGATTATCTGTGACCGGTCTAGTATTCGGCATGCAAGCGATTGTCGTGAATCCTCCCCGCGCAGCTGAAGCCGAGCCAGTGGCAATGGTCTCCTTATGTTCAAAGCCTGGCTCCCGAAGGTGTACGTGCATATCGATCAGACCTGCGGTCACCAACTTGCCCGCCGCATCGTAACTTTCTCCTGCCGGGAGCGGTTCTTCGGCGTTCAGTATTTGAGCAATCTTCCCTTCTTCCAGCACGAGATGTTTGCGTTCCTGTGTTCCTTCTGCATTCAGTACATTGGCGTTCTTTATGATAAATGGCATAAGTACCTCCGAATCGTTTGTTCATCCATAGTTTTTAGTTCTTCTTCGACACCCATGGGCTTGATACTGCTGTTGCCTCTAGAGCCTCATAGCTCGTTCCATAACCGCCATCCGTACAGGCACTCCGTTAGCCATCTGCGGAAAGATCCGTGACTGAGCGCTTTCTACTACCGCATCATCAATCTCAACGTTCCGATTAACTGGGGCCGGATGCATGATAATGGTATGCTTCGCAAGCTTAGCGGCGCGCTGCTCGGTCAGCCCGTACTGCAACCGATATTCCTCAGCAGAATTCAGCATTCCAGTTGTGTGGCGTTCCAGCTGAACGCGCAGCATCATCACCACATCGGCCAGCATCGCTTCTTCCATAGATACATATGGAGCTTCTGCCTCAAGCTCAGGAGCCTGCATATTCTTCGGCGCACAGAATTTAACTTCTGCACCGAATTTGCGCAGTGCCCATAAGTTTGAACGGGCTACCCGGCTGTGAGCGATATCCCCGATAATGGAGATTCGCAAGCCTTTCAATTCGCCGAACTGTTTCTTCATAGTGAAAAGGTCCAGCAAAGCCTGAGTGGGATGCTCATTGTTTCCATCACCGGCATTCACAAGCGGTACGCCTACCTTTTCCGCAAGCTGCGGCAGCAGTCCGATCGGCTTTAAGCGAATGACCCCTGCGTTAATC from Paenibacillus sp. CAA11 encodes:
- a CDS encoding dihydroorotase: MPFIIKNANVLNAEGTQERKHLVLEEGKIAQILNAEEPLPAGESYDAAGKLVTAGLIDMHVHLREPGFEHKETIATGSASAARGGFTTIACMPNTRPVTDNPDTVRLVRSKAEEAGLVHVLPYAAITKSELGRELTDFAALKEAGAIGFTDDGVGVQNAQMMKDAMKLAKSLGMPVIAHCEDNSLVEGAPVAEGKFAAKHGLKGIPNESEAIHVGRDILLAEATGVHYHVCHVSTEQSIRLIRQAKEIGIHVTAEVCPHHLVLSEEDIPGLDANWKMNPPLRSRRDVEACIEALEDGTIDIIVTDHAPHSEEEKAKGMQLAPFGIVGFETAFPLLYTRFVETGRWPLAKLVQRMTADPARVFGLETGRLEPGAPADLAIIDLECKKAVDPAEFASKGRNTPFGGWELKGWPVATIVDGKMIWSAEHARS
- a CDS encoding aspartate carbamoyltransferase catalytic subunit: MTLTSSALKERSLLGLKSLSRTEIEELLVRAAYWESRDEKVVPVLKDRFVANMFFENSTRTRFSFEMAEKRLGAEVLNFSAAASSVEKGESIYDTVRTLESMGINAGVIRLKPIGLLPQLAEKVGVPLVNAGDGNNEHPTQALLDLFTMKKQFGELKGLRISIIGDIAHSRVARSNLWALRKFGAEVKFCAPKNMQAPELEAEAPYVSMEEAMLADVVMMLRVQLERHTTGMLNSAEEYRLQYGLTEQRAAKLAKHTIIMHPAPVNRNVEIDDAVVESAQSRIFPQMANGVPVRMAVMERAMRL